In one Lolium rigidum isolate FL_2022 chromosome 3, APGP_CSIRO_Lrig_0.1, whole genome shotgun sequence genomic region, the following are encoded:
- the LOC124704755 gene encoding uncharacterized protein LOC124704755: MCRGTVDDGSLLRPHLRRQRLVVRAFYLRMSSTSCTSTPHPPEELTLVYHPAIGGAALELAGRALPPASAVHVPLLRVRGDAGKAKEEVAYASADRVSAAEGARFAVFAPGKELIAEGVFLRGPGGWRVECRRALASRARVAEVVVLAEGGVLVRARAKASVGCLTRLEGIPEEEPCGCGACGEEEWEVVDDDGSDSGDDECWKAREEAAEVETVRWALEMGAWAVCVGVGLLATARRFSRKRALR, from the coding sequence aTGTGCAGAGGAACCGTGGACGACGGCAGCCTCCTCCGCCCGCACCTCCGGCGGCAGCGGCTCGTGGTCCGCGCCTTCTACCTCCGCATGTCCTCCACATCCTGCACCTCCACGCCGCACCCGCCCGAGGAGCTCACGCTCGTCTACCACCCGGCCATCGGCGGCGCGGCGCTGGAGCTCGCCGGCCGCGCGCTCCCGCCGGCGTCTGCCGTTCACGTGCCCCTCCTGCGCGTCCGCGGCGACGCGGGCAAGGCCAAGGAGGAGGTGGCGTACGCCAGCGCCGACCGCGTCTCGGCGGCCGAGGGCGCGCGGTTCGCGGTGTTCGCGCCGGGCAAGGAGCTGATCGCGGAGGGCGTGTTCTTGCGGGGACCTGGAGGGTGGCGCGTGGAGTGCCGCCGCGCGCTGGCGTCAAGGGCGCGGGTGGCGGAGGTGGTGGTACTCGCGGAGGGCGGCGTGCTGGTCAGGGCCAGGGCGAAGGCGTCGGTCGGGTGCCTGACCAGGCTCGAGGGGATACCGGAGGAGGAGCCGTGCGGGTGCGGGGCATGCggggaggaggagtgggaggtggtcgacgacgacggcagcgacagCGGTGACGATGAGTGCTGGAAGGCgcgcgaggaggcggcggaggtggagacggTGCGGTGGGCGCTGGAGATGGGCGCGTGGGCGGTGTGCGTCGGCGTCGGCCTGCTCGCCACCGCACGCCGGTTCAGCCGGAAGCGGGCGCTCCGATGA